CATCCTTAGCCCCACTCGTTTCTTGGGCACTAAGACTATCCTCTGGAGACGGCACAAAATCCAGAGACTGGGACAGGCCTTGGCttatcagagggctggagcaggcccTGACAACTCTCTGCCTCCATCCCACCAAAGAGAAGCATGAGAACAAGAGCGGAAACACCCCCTCTATTAACCTGTCACTTGCATTTTGTGACATCCCTGCTCGCATCAGTATCCCCACCCTTTTCTAACATGGCTTTGCTCTGAGAAAGTGGGTAAAAGAAGTGGGTATGAGTGACCAGGCGATCCCTTTCAACCTATTCTGTCAGTTCCCATGGTTGCAGATATTTCATCTAGAAAGGTCAGTGGAAGAAATGCTGCATGCACCATGAGCATTTTGAACTCTTAAGCCTGCCAGatgaagagattttttattaataatctgGGTTATTAAAGTCTGTGAAGCCCTGAGAATGAAACCTCTTAGAGTAGAAAtcaataaatgaagaaattaaaatcaataaatgaaATTAGCCAGACTTCTGCATGGCTGAGaaagcacagctctgaagaaaCATTGATGTAGGCTGTGCTCTCTTCTAGTTGCTTGGTTCCAGAGGGCAGAGATACACATGGGATATCTTCTTTCTAGAGGGCTGAGAAAGGACTTAACTAGAGCTTCTGCATCTCAAGTATCATGGTGTATGAGTGAGTGACATGATGAAAAGATGTCTGGTCCCTTCCTTACGCTTTCCACTCCACGCTTTGACCCTCTGAGGAGAAGAGATAATGCATGCTCTGTTCTTTCTGACAGCTCCTACTGCGTTCATGGGGATCTTACTTCGTGTGTACAGCACGGTTTGGTGCTGGCGCTGTGGCTGCCCTGTCGGGTGAGGGTTCGcttcttttgtctttgtcttaGCACGAGGTAAATCCGGACATAGAGCAGCAGGGTCACCATGAAGGGGAGGTAGAAGGACACCAAAGAGGAGTAGATGACGAAAATAGGGTTGGATATGGAACAGACACTGGGATCccctggggaggagaaaaagagagagaggagaggctgagctgCTTGAATTTATTACAAGAAGGCCCTGATGTGTTGGCAAAGCAGGTCAACTGATGGTTGAGGGACAAGGGCAGTCTAAGGAGAGCAAGTATCTTCAGTCTCCGTTGTTGCATATTATACTGTGGCCTACCCGCTCACCTAACCGGTGCTTAAAATGGGCTCTGCCTCGGGTCATCCAGCATGACTCAACACACATCTGCTTGTTCTGGCCAACAGCTCTGCCCTCTTCTCTCACTTTTACCCCCAGCTTTCCTCAGAGgatcctttctcctttttcctttctcccgTTATTCTGTCAGCTTCTGAGCTGTCTAGATGCAGAGGTGTGCACCGCTTGCACCTGTCTGGACCAGGTAGTGAAGGGCAACAGCACttccctccccgtgcccccttCTCACCTCAAGCACTGCCCAGAGGATGGACGGGGAGCAGAGGACCTCTGCCTGTGGCTCAGAGGGAGGAAGGCTCCCCTGCACCTCAGCCTCCATGGAGAATTGGCAAGATGCAGGAAGTCTTATGTGTGTGTTGGAAGTGCTGCATGAATGATTGTTCGGGGGATTTCTAGACGTGGGCACTTTGAAGGGCAGTGACTTGCCAGTAAGGCAGGCAGGTCTGTGCTCACAGCAACAGCCAGTGTCTGCTGAAGCAAATGGCAAGTTTAGACAAGAGAACATCTGCTCTCCAGCACTGGAAATTTTTGTCACCCTTCACAGGGTGCTTTCCAGTTCCCTAAAATTTCCTGTAACTTGAAAAGCCTGCAGGACTTACGTTAAATAACATGGCCATACACAGGGCAGCTCAACTTCCAGCCCCTCCCTACACACAATTGTTTGGGATGTCATTTACCTGTAGTATTGAAGCCAAAGAGGAGAGGGCACGACACTGCAAATGCCAGCATCCAGACTATCACAATCATAAGAGAGAccctcctgcaggagctctgcCCAGTGTTGTACTGGTACTGCACTGGTTTCACCACTGCAGTGTACCTGCGGACCAAAACAGCTCCAGAAAAAGGAGACGTAAGAATGGCATGAGGAGAAGGACCAGgtttgaaaaggaagaaggaaagccACATAGGGAATGCGATGGTCGAGGTGGTGAAGagatgggagaggaaaggagggaagagcaGATGATGGGATCAGCAGTTTGTAAAAATGGTGAGCAGGGTATTGTGGGGAGGAACAGAGGAAATTTGAGTTAGTTGGCAGCACTGGGGAGAAACACTCTGCAGATCCATTAGCATTGTGAAACTACAACGCGCGTGGTACCAGATAGACCTAGAAACCTGGGGAaacctcccctccaccccctaTGGCTATATGTGAActgctgggagggagcagaCTGTGGAGCAACCACAGCCTGCTACACTCTGTGCCTCAGCTGCCCGCTCTCGTGTTGGCCTTGTGGACAGCCAGATGATTGCCCCTGGGAGTGTGTTGGGGACATTtgggtgctggggtgccccTAGGACACAGCTCCACAAGCCTGGGACTCGTAAGGCACAGGAGTCCCAGCTTTAGTATCACCTGGCAGCAGAGCCTAAGTGAAACAGGGAGTCTCCCATGGAGAAACACTAGACTAGTCCATCATTGAGAGCTGCCTCGTGCGCTTACCCTTGAACCAGAAGTTACAAAGGTACAGCGTGTAGTGTTTTCTCCTACCCTCACTTCTCCCCATAAGCAGGAAGTTTAGGTCCTAACTGTACTGCACATGCCAAGGTCCTGGCTCCCAGCCCTCAGTGTTGCCTACACTAAGCTCAATTTTAAGATGCAGAAAAAGATGGTAAGGCTGAAGATTATGCAGCAATAATCTTCTTCCCTCCATGTGTATAtgacaacactttttttttatgatttttttctgagcaggcTCTCCAGAGGGCAAAACCCTCTTTGATACTCAGTGGTAATTTGATGACAGATTCTTGTTTCTACCTTCAAAAAGGATGAGGATGTAGCTGACTACCAACTGGTGTTGTTTAATTGCTTGTCTCTCTCTACCCATTTCTTAAGCACGGACATCTTCTAGCACCTGGTGGGCAAAGCCACATTAACAGCAGTAGTGGCAGTGATAGACCTGCAGGAAAGTGTATGTTCGTGAAGACACCGGCACTGCCTGTGCCAACACCAAGTCCTTGTCTCTTCCATGGTCAGGTATGGGGCCTGCCCCACCCTCAGACTATTCTCCTGTATGTGCTTGGCACTCACCTGTCAATGCTGATAGCGCAGAGGTTTAAAATGCTGGCCGTGCACATCATGACATCCATGGTGACGAAGATATCGCAACAGATGCGGCTGAAAGTCCAGACTCCCCCGGTCACCTGCATCAGCAATCACAAAGCCGTCAGCCTTGCTCTGCAAGGAGTCCTAATAGATTATGTATAAGGAGGTGCTCTCCTTCAGGTATCTCAACAGCTAGATGAATTCATATTCACTGTGATGTGCAGAGGGAAAGTGAGGCATCTGTATTGTATTCAGGATAATACAGGGGTGGGTCACAGGGAATCCAGGAGCTGCACCTCAATTTCACTCTTTTTCTGACTCTTACAGAGGTAGGCAGGATGAAGAAATAGCAGCTATCCATTTCCTTAAGGTCTAGCACGATAAATTGAATTAAATATGATATCACTGTATACATCCTTTGATTAAGGATTATCTGACAAAATCTAAAGGCTAAAGGTGCTTCTCAGCTTAGCTGCTGGAGTTCTCTTGCAGCCAGCGAACTGGAAAAGTGCTGcaaattttatgcatttatgcATGAAACAGTGACCTGAGACCCGAGGCTTCTCCGGAACTTCATTTGGATTCTTATCTCGGTTACAGATTTTGATTATCAGATCTGAATGAGAACTCACAAGCTATTCAGATAAAGGGTTTTGGGTTGCTATCATGTCTAGCTTTTGTTCTggttgttttgaatttttaatctCAAGTGTGCAATCATGAAAACTTAGCTGTGGCCAATCTTCATGATGGAGGAATACATTTTTGGCCCAGCCATCGAGTTCTTGACAAAGACCTTTCCAGCTGACAGCAGTATGCTCCAAGCACCGTGTGGCACTGCTGTGAATGGGCCAGCTCTGCTCGACGCTGGGATGATGGCCTGACCCTGGGCAAGCTGGTCGGCCTCAGCACCTGCTCCTTGTAGGTGGTGAACAAGAAGGCAGCCTGCCCCCCAAGAGATAAGCCCGATGGAGGAATACAGCAAGCTAAGTTAATGCCATGCTGGTTGAAGTGGGgtaggagagaaagaggaagaaagtcCTTCCTCTGAGATAGCAGTGCTGTCTGCCTTGTGTGGGAGGCCTGGAGTTTAGCCTCCACCCCTGCAGATCCTGCTGGTTCAGCTGGATCCTGGGAAGCTGTCAGGAACTGACACCAGTTCCTGGTCTCTCTGCTTATGTTCAGGTTACACCTGGGCTACTGCATCAGGTTGTGGGGCCCAGCATGGGAAAGACATCAATAAACTGGAGTCCAGCAGTGGGCCAACAAGATGGTCCCTAGGGGCTGAAGCACCTGTCTTGTGAGGGGAAGCTAGGTGAAAAGGGCtcgttcagcctggagaagaggtggCTTTGCGTCCCCAGTACCTAGTGGGAGGTCACTGAGAGGGCTGGAGCCAGGTTACTGAGAAGGTGGAGCCAAGCTTTTCACAGCAGTGTGTGGTGGAAGTATGAGAGACAACAGGCATTGAAAGAAGAGAGGTTCACACTGGTTATGACAATCAACCCAGTCTGACCTCATGGCTGATCCGCTTCAGGCAGGGCATTGGACTGGAGACCTCCTGAGGACCCTTTCTGCCAGAATTATCCTGTGATCCTGTGAACATGTTCCAGCTACCTACCTGGCTTCTGGGGCCATGCAGCATAGTGAAGAGATGATGAGGCATGAGCATTATAACAACTTCTTATAACTCGTTTCCCCTCAAGGGGGTATGCGCTGGTATGCTCCTCCTtaacccccagctccccgagCTCCATCACCGATCCATTCCCTTAGCTTAGGTCATTTACTGTGTCCTACCTGTCCTAAGACAAGAGCTAGGCATTTGAAAATACCCATACCAGGACAGGCTGGAGATGGTACCACAAGCAAGCTCTAGTCCTATGGCAGTGGGCCAACTCTATAGCAAGTGTCAGTGCCTAGGAAGGACGCAGCTCACCATAGAGAGAAGCAGCACTCATGTGCTTGTATAAACACAGAATTAGCTCTGTATGGATTCTTTTCAGGCTTGTTTAACAAATAATCCTGaggaatttaaatgttttttgattGTTCCTGTGCCAGCATTCCTACACATGGGCACCAAAATTTCCTGAGGTGAGCTGTGTGTCGCCGGGATATTCTCTACTGGACCCAGCTGCTGTATGTCAGAAGTCAGGTACCGAACCAAGCAGTTGCCCATTAGATCACCTAACACTGAATGGATGCATGGGAGAGAAGTAGAAATAGGCctgcaaaatgaagaaaggaactGTGCTTTCATCTTGAGTTTTTGGGgctcctttgttttctttaaaaaaaaaaaaaagtcaagagagagaaaaacaaacaaacaaaaaaaaaacaacttagaaATTTTCTGCACGATTAGGTGGGCTACACGATGTACAAACTGAAGGCTGCCCTTCTGAAATTAGGGACTTGAACAgattcagtttttaaagaaatcccACACCATCTGTGTTTTAGTTGCAGATTTTGAGACCTGCTTGCCCACCTCATAATACCCCCAAATTATAAATGCTGGAAACCTttgcagtggtttttttttttgtagtctgGGGTATAACAAAATGCAGTGTGTACGTGTGATCCGTGGAGTCTGAAGAATATGTCACCAGGAACTGCTGCCAGGTGTTTGCAAGGAAGCCAGCAGCTGCTAACCCAGCAGATGTGCAAGCACTTAACTGAGGGAGTTTCCAAGGTCCTGAGCGTGTTTGAATGTGAAGCCTAAGGAGAAGCTCTGGGAATGTAAACCATTAAAACTGAAGAAGGTGCTGGTGGGAATGGACCTGACATGAACCCTCTCAGGATGATGCATTCAGATCACACCACCTGTATGCTAAGCTGTAGCTTGCATTGAGGGGATGCTTGGCAGATCAAAATGCTGGGCTTAAAACCCATCCTCACTTCATCAGTCAGAGCTTCTAAAATGAGGGGCAGCCCTGTGGAAGTCAGTGAAGTAGTTAGTGTTTACATGCATGATAATACAGAATTAATTCCAGAATTTAACAATGAAGAGAGCCCTTTTATTACAGGCCTTgttcataatttttttaattctatttctgcactttattttcttgctctgttctGCTCATCTTTGTTACAGAAGCTATAGCTTGCCAGTGTGCATTTCTGGTTTTCATGTGCTGGCAAGGTATCTATTCTTTATCCCTCTGGTGCCTTTTATCCAGGAATCTCAAAGCACATCACAGGTATTAATTGAATGTCTCCTCACAACTGCCTGAGTGAGGTGGATGGTCAAATATTATTCTCCTCTTACGATGATGAGAGCAAACCACAGAGAGATGAGCTGATACAATCTCTCATTACCACTCAGTGTGTGTGCAGCAGAACTGAGAACAGAGTCCAGGATGAAATCCTGGTTCTGTCAAAGATGATGCTAAAGCTCCCTATAGACCATTCAGGTCAGGTTCTCACCCCGTCTTGCTCAATGACCAGTCTGCATTATCCACAAGGCTACAGTATTGctatttttaactttccaaCACTTTAGGAAGGCTTCCAATCTAAAAACCATCATCGTGCATTCATAACTTTCATAAATCTGTCATTCTCCTgaatccttaaaaataaacaaattgatCTCTGTAAATCATATTTATGTAACAATGCATGGATAGCAATGACTAAAATATGAGCAGGTACGTAAGCAGCTGTGTATTTAAGCATGCTCACTTGAGTTCTGTGTTTAAGAGAAAGTTCTTCTTGGGGCTGCAATtagctccctgcagctgtgaAATCGCTGCTTATGCTTTTGCACGGCCAGAGCAACTAAAAGCATGCAAGCGGACAGGCCAGCCGACAATTGGGAAACTGCTGAGCTGCAGTAACTCATCTTTTTGTCCTCCCTTTGATGGTAGCCTAGCGAGCTCCTTGAATGCCAAGAGCAGTTGCAGGTCTCACCGCTCCGTTGTGAGAGCCACAGACACTGGACATCAGTGACAGTCACCTtttgaagcctttttttcctttttggagtTAGAACTGGATGTTACGAGAAGCCCAAGAAAGATGTTACAGGCCATGCTGCTGCATGTTCTCCTCCATTTGCATGCTGACTGTAAGGCATGATGGTATCGATGCCATCAGACTCCATAGCCCCAGAGGCCAGTAAAGAATTAGGGTAGCAGCACTGCTATATTAGTCCTACCTGTTGACCCCAGACGATTGCTAGGCACTGTGCAGAATAGCAATTTTGTGCCAGAAACTTCATTAGCTGGAGATGAGGATTTTGAGGTTATAAAATGTTCCTATTGTTGCTCTGTCACAGCCTTCCCAAAAGACTTCTCAGAACGAGACAGATCTAGGCTGCCTGATGgataaaaaggcaaatttcaTGGAGAAGGTCCAGACCACAGATGGCTCTTAAAATTGAGTGTAAAGCACATAAAGTTCACAAGTGACAGTTAAATCTGAGGGATTCATCTACCTTTAGCTTCCCCATAAATAATGGCCAGGTTTCAGATGTTTGGTTTGGCAAATGCTCAGCAGATGTACAGGTATTGTATGTGGTTTCAGGGACTGAATGATCTCTTGGCAATTTCCAGGCCCAGAGTGCACTGAAGCATGATGCAATTTCTGCTTCATCTGTAGAGCTGTTGATTCCATAAACAGTGACAAATATCTAAACAACTCTGGagtttttttcaacttttttttatttttttttaattttattttttaatcttagtgTTTCTAGAGTCTTAAAGCCTAGTTATCTAGAGGGTACTATGTAATGCTGGGAGTGGTAGATTGGATTTGAGATGTGTGTAGGTCTTCTCCCTTTTGTTTGGGTAACTTCTGCAGTCTCTTGGATCAGTTACTTTGATTCTCCAAGCTCCAGAGTGGAAAATGAATCTTGAATGGGCCTGCAAACACAACGACGGAATGGACCTGCCATTGTGATTGCAAACAGTGCCCACAATACCGCCGGGGGGCAGAGGCTGCTCCACAGATGTGCCCCAGTGCCACCCTTTCCACAGTGATAGCGAGTAGTAAAtcttttcctaatgaaaagCACATTGTGATTTCATTAGAGACTGGAATTGTGCTTGAGGTGATGGAATATTCCTGTACGAGcagtctgaaataaaacttgcCTTTTAGTAATACTTTTAGTTATAAGCAAAATGGAGTCTAATTCTGTTCTGCTGGGATggcttcccctcccctcctgccccttattccttgttttttatctttctttccacaCAAATTAGTCTAAATGTCGCTACTAACTTCATCAGGAACATGATCACACAAGCAGCATCATGGTGCTCGCTTTGTTCTTTCATTCCACAGCGATGCTCTACATAAATAATTACCCATCAATGCCCTTGTACATAGAGCAGacacttaatttcttttaattgtagTCTTGCTGAGACTGCATTGGACACAGTTTGGAACAGTGGCTTGGATTAACATGAGGGAAATACCTGTGCCAAAGCTTAGCGCCATGCTGGCTACTGAACATGTTCAGGTGGCAGTGTTGGCCACTGCCATTCTCCTGCTGCTTGATCAAATCTCCTTGCACGTGCATAGCAGGTCTGGCATTTGCTGGAGTTGTCCCGTATCGTCCTACTTTCTATTCGTGCACTGCACAGTCCACACGCACAAGTCAAAatccctctctgctgctgctctgctttgtggGAAGGAGGTCAGCCAATGGTGGGGAGCTGTCAGCAGAATGCTTTACTCACCCTCCAGCCTGATCTCACCTTGCCCCTTAGAGAAAGAGCACGAGGCTTCAGAGAGGTCACAGCTCAGAGGTTTGTTCTGTCTCTGTTAGCATGGGAACAGGGCTAACAGGGCGCAGCTGAAAGCTTATGGCTCATAGGCATTCACTCTTAATTTTCCTAGCTCTACCAATTTACTTGAATAAGCATAAAAATgctaaagagaacagataaaAATGCCAGCTGTAGCATGCACTCCTGTATTTACTGTAGCAAAAATGTTTGCCCTGGGAGTGGCTTCAGTAATTCAGGATTTCGCCGCAGTGTGGGGGGGATTTGGAGTCCATCCTTGCTGCCCTATATCTGATGGTGCTGCTCATACCATGCACCATCATGCCAATATAGGTTTACACCAGCCCAATGTGCAAAGATcagggaaatggagaaaaagaccCTGAGGGCTTGACAAATCCTTTGAATTTATTGTGAGAATGCTCACTTGACTTAAAGAGATTTTGGAGCATGATCTTTGGCTTCATCTCTTTGTCAGCCTACTTGGGGAATGTTGCTTGGAGCTGACCTAACATCATGGACATTAAGGCTCTTAAACTCCACAGGAGATGAGGGCTCGACCGCCTTCACTCGTTTTCTGGCCAACAGGCAGGGATTGATCTGGACTCCAAGAAGAGTTGCTGTAAGACGTTTCcaccccccttcctccccctgccatTCCCGAGACATCATGGTGCTCACTGGCAACCCTCCTGGCTGATGGAGTCAGCTCCAAGGATGCTCAGATGAAAGCGGTGTCAGCACGTCAGGGGCCACAGCCTACACTTccggctgcagcccagctgctgctcgaGCTCAAAGAGGTTGGAAGAGCGAGGCTCAGCATGTCTGCTGGCAGGTGGAGCTGTGGTGTGTTTGTCTGGCTTGTGTCCGGCCCACCAGGACAACCTGTGTGACGTTGTGGGCTGCCACACACCCCACAAATGctctggagctggctggggggCTGAAACGTGAAGGGCCTTTATCTGTACCAGACAGAGCTGGCCTAACCTGAGCGCACGCACTCATACTGcggctcagctctgctggtcTTTCCTCTGACACACTCACCTCCAGGTACACCACCCACGGCATCACCAAAGTAGCCACCAGCAAGTCCGCCACCGCCAGGCTTACCACAAGGTAGTTTGTGGTGGTTTGCAGGGCGCGCTCCCTCAGCACGGCTAGGCAGACCAGCACGTTCCCAAAGATGATGGCCAAAATCAGGAGGCAGTAGCAGAGGGCGTAGTAGGCATGTGAGCGCGGCAGGCCCGGCTCTGTCGTGTTACTTGCCCCACAGGGAATGGCATCGGTGCCGTTAAGATGGCCGCCGGTTCCTGTGAAGAGCGCcatggggatgctgctgcaaaGAGAAGAAGACGACTGAAAATTGATGCTTATAGTAACTCCAGAGAACGGTAGCCTTTTGAAGATGGCATATGTCTTTCATATTTCACTCATGGTGCTACCTCGAGCCAAATCTAGAGGTCTTTATTCTGCTCATATGAAGGTGGAGCTTGGTTTTAAAGTCTTGGTTGTCCGGTTTGGTTTTCACTGAACCTAAGCCAAGAGAAGAATGCCAGGTTTCACCTGCTGCGTGCATCTGAACGGTGCATCTCACCAGCCAATGCAGCTGTAAGGACAGGGGCAAGGGTTTTGGGAAGAGAGTaccctccctcttccctcatCAAAAATCTCTTTAGGATCTTCATGCAGTCGAGTgctcagcagcctggcagagagaCCGCACCTGCGCTTCTCGAGCAGGCTCTTGAACCCTGGCTGCCTTGCAGCGAGCACCACTGGCTGAATTACTCTTTTCCTGCAACGTGCTCCTGTCCCAGGCCTTCTGTTCAAATAATGCTCTGCTTCAACCCTTCCTAGCTTGCCAAAGCTCGACTGTCAGCGCAGCCCCCCATTTTATCCATATTGTGCTCCGTGTTTGCCATGCCTGGCTGGAAGATACGCTTTCTGTGCTGAAGAGCAAATCGACTTGTCATTTGGGATGAAATAATGGAAGGGTGCATGCAGCGGactctacatttctttttcttacaatgGGTTTGTGATTGTGCTCAGGAACCTACCCAATCTTGATTTAGAAGGAGGCTGATTTTTTCCAGGTACATGAAGGCTGCCATCCCAGGGTAGTTCTCTGACATTTAATCCCttttatctgatttatttttttttggctaatgCTCCCATCACTAAACTCATCCTCGGCTTGACAAGTACTAGAGGCAAGGACAGAACATTGCAAAGAAGGCGCTATAAATATTCTTCCTTGCTCCACCTTACCCGCTCAAGAGGAGCATCCGTGATGCGACGCGCACGCTGCTGGCGGAGTAGCTGTGCAGGAGGTGTGAATTGCTCCAGCCCCATGCACACATGCATCCTGATGCCAAACTGCCCCTGCTGGCTTGGAGTCAGGCGAGGGCAAGGGCTGAATG
This is a stretch of genomic DNA from Cygnus atratus isolate AKBS03 ecotype Queensland, Australia chromosome 1, CAtr_DNAZoo_HiC_assembly, whole genome shotgun sequence. It encodes these proteins:
- the DRD3 gene encoding LOW QUALITY PROTEIN: D(3) dopamine receptor (The sequence of the model RefSeq protein was modified relative to this genomic sequence to represent the inferred CDS: substituted 2 bases at 2 genomic stop codons); translated protein: MCAWGWSNSHLLHSYSASSVRVASRMLLLSGSIPMALFTGTGGHLNGTDAIPCGASNTTEPGLPRSHAYYALCYCLLILAIIFGNVLVCLAVLRERALQTTTNYLVVSLAVADLLVATLVMPWVVYLEVTGGVWTFSRICCDIFVTMDVMMCTASILNLCAISIDRYTAVVKPVQYQYNTGQSSCRRVSLMIVIVWMLAFAVSCPLLFGFNTTGDPSVCSISNPIFVIYSSLVSFYLPFMVTLLLYVRIYLVLRQRQKKRTLTRQGSHSASTKPCCTHEVRSPXTQXELLQRYRSFCQDASLSKTPGTTQHNRLEERRKSRSPGLEVRRLSNGKTISSLKVVHQQPRLIQLRERKATQMLAIVLGAFIVCWLPFFLIHILNAHCPACRVPPGLYSASTWLGYVNSALNPIIYTTFNTDFRRAFLKILCC